AGTTCATGGGCGGTGTCAGAGCTCATGGATGTATGAGACCAGGTCAGTCAAAACCTGTGCATCCGTTGTCGGTGGGACACCGTGCCCGAGGTTCACAACGTGGCCTGGGGCCTTGCGTCCTTCCTCAACCACACGGCGAGCCTCAGCGAAACGGACCTCTTCAGTGGAGAACAGAACCGCAGGGTCGATGTTGCCCTGGACAGCGATGGTTGAGTTTAGCTGGGCGAGCGCGGCAGGGATCGAGATGCGGTGATCCAGGCCCACCGCGGTCGCATCGACTTCTTCGATGGCTTTGAGCATGTGGCCGGAACCCAGTGCGAAATGCGTGCGAGGGGTTCCAAGGTCCGCGACGTGCTGCATCGAGATTTTGCTGAACGGCTGTGCGTGCTCGCGGTACGTCGCTTCCGAAAGTGAGCCGGCCCACGAATCAAACAGCTGAACCGAGGAAGCGCCGGCCTCAACCTGGGCGCGCATGAAAAGGCCCGAGGCGTGAGCGACCCACTCAGCGAGCTTGGCCCACAAGCGCGGCTCGGCGGTCATGAGCGCACGAGTCTTGAGATGATCGCGTGACGGGCGGCCCTCGATCATGTAGGAAGCAACCGTGAAGGGGGCGCCCGCGAAACCGATGAGCGGGGTCGAACCGAGTTCATCAACCGTGAGCCGTACCGCTTCGCGGATACATTCCAGACCCTCTTGATACACGTCATCGAGTGCCGGCAACGCATCGATGTCAGCCTCTGAGGCGATAGGGGAGTCAAGGACCGGGCCAACACCTGGCTCGATCTCCACACCGATCCCAGCGATTTTGAGCGGGGTCATGATATCGGAGAAGAAAATACCCGCATCAACGTTGTGGCGCCGCACCGGCTGGCACGTGATCTCGGCCACCATATCCGGGATCAAGCAGGACTCAAGCATGTCCGTGCCTGCTCGCACCTTCTTATATTCAGGAAGTGAACGCCCAGCCTGACGCATGAACCAGACACTCGGGGCGGCATCCGTGCTTTCGCCGCGTAAACGCTTGATAAGTGGGGCATCCGCGGTCCCGCCCTCAGCGGTGCTGCGATGCAAAGGATGAGATGAAGGCAAAGTCACAGTTGTCATTGTGCCCTTATTATCTCATTGCCAACCTGGGAGGATTCTGAACGACACCTGGCGTTCACATCCTGGTCGCTTTGGTGTCATCGTGGGCGGTGCGGACTAGAATATAAGGCATGCTTATCGCCCTTCGCGCAACTCACGATCGCCTGGGGCTGGACGCCCTCGAACGCATCACGCGAGGAGCCGACCAGCTTGACACGATCATCGAACGCCTCAACGAGGCCCATCCTGAACAGCCGCTGTCCGGGTGGGTCACGATGGCCACATGCAACCGCCTAGAGATCTATCTTGACGCGGATCTCTTCCATGAGGCGGTCGATATCATCGCCCTGGCCGTCGCTGAGGCCTCAGGCTTGAGCCAGAGCGAAGTTGAGGACCTTTTGGTCGCTGACGCCGGCTCATTGTCGGCCCACCACATGTTCACGGTGGCGGCGGGGCTGAACTCCCAAGTAGTCGGCGAAGGCGAAATCAACGGGCAAGTGCGCGCGAGCTTTTCCGAGGCGCTGGCTGAAGGGCGCACAACCTCGATGCTCAACGACCTCTTCCAGGGTGCGCTACGTACCGCCAAAAACATTAGCCACCGCACGACGATCGGCGCGGCTGGCCGCTCATCCGTCACTGTTGCGATCGATCAGGCAGAACCTACGACCGGCCAGTTGACCGGCGCTCGGGTGATCGTGGTGGGAACAGGCGCGATGGCGCGCATCGCGGCCTCTGATCTGAACCGCCGCGGCGTAGCTCGTTTGGATGTGTTGTCTGGTTCTGGCCGTGCCAAGAACTTTGCGATAACCCACAACGCGCATCCGCTGTCCACCGATGAAATGCCTGCAGCACTCGCGGCATCTTCACTCGTGGTTGCTTGCTCTGGCCGCGGCACTGCACAGATCTTGACTCAGGATGTTCGCGACGCGATGCAGCTGCGCGAGCTATACAACGCCGAACACGCTTCAGCCAAGCTCGGCGAACTCGTGATCCTCGACATGTCTTTGACCTCTGACTTGGAAGAGGAAGTGCGCACGATCCCGGGCGTGCGGGTTCTAGGCCTCAAGGATATTTCGGCAGACGCCTCTAACCAGGAAGAGATCGAGCGCGCACAAGAGATGATCAACGCTGGGGTGGGCCGTTTCGAGTTGCGTCAGCAGATCCGTCGCCTCGACCCTGCGGTATCCGCCCTGCGGCGCTCGGTCCGCGCCGAGATCGAACGCGAGATCGAGGGGGTACGCAACAACCATGACGAGGAAACCGTCAAAGTTGTTGAACGTGCCCTGGGCCGCGTATATAAGCGGCTACTGCATTCGCCTATGATGCGCGCCCAAGAACTCGCGCGGGAAGGCGAGGGTCAAAAGTTCATGTCCGCTGTCCACACGCTCTTCGGTGTGGACCTCGAACAGGGCGGACGGGTACCTAACGACCCTGCCTCGATCCAGGCCCGCGAAACACTGCGCGATGTTGCCGATCACGACCAAGATGCACCAGCGCACGCGATGCCGTTATCCGAGATCCGTGACGCGTTCGTGGACTATGAAGAGACCGCGACCGTGATCGAAGAAGAACTCAAAGAGAAACGCTAAAACCCTGCGGTGTTGAACTGTTGAAACGCTAGCGGCCGATGCGTTCTCTGAGCTCCCCGAGCACTGTTGCCGGGTCGTCGGAGAGGCCATCGTGGTGGTGATCCGCTGATTCCCACACGTTGATGCCGCGGATTCTGGAAGCCGTTTCAAGCGAGAGCTCACGGTCCACATAAATGTCCGGGGTATAGACCGCGGCGGCGACGGGAACCGTGTTGTTCGCCAGTTGCTCGTAATTGTAGAGCGGGCTCCATCCGCTGTATTCATGCAGCGCATGAGCGAGTTGCTCAAGCGGCTGCAGAGCCGGGTCTTGCTCGAAATCTTCAGGCAACGCTGCCTCACCGATCAGCTGCGGAACATCGGCACTAGGCAACGTTTGAGGGTGTGTCTGCTGTTGCGAACGCGAAGCCGCCCACCGTGTCGCAGGGCCGGACGTGTAGATCGCTTCTTGGAAGAGCCAATAGATCGGGTTGCGTGCGTGATCCACCTGGGAACCCAGAAGCGAGAGCATCACAGGGGAGATGCCACCATGCGAGAGGGCGTCTTCTAGCCCGAAACGCAACTGTTGAACACGCGAATTACCGCCCAATAGCATCCCGAGCCGCTGGATAGTCAGTTCGGTCACGACATGGCCGTTAGCTAAGCGGTACGGATGCCCGGCATCGCGAGCGCGGCGCGCTTCAGCGTACAGATCTCTCAACTGCGCTGCGGCATGCGGCCAAGCCTCGAAGACCTCGGCCTGACGTTCAGCAGTACGAGCGTATGTTGCGTCATAGACCCGCTTCGGATCACCTTCGATGAGCCCAAGCCCGCCGGTGATCATCGAACCAGCCAACGCGTCCGGGGCGAAGCTCAGGTAGCTCATCGTGATGAAGCCACCGTAGGACTGGCCCAGCGTGAACCAAGAATCAACACCCATAGCCAGGCGGATCGCCTCAGCATCAGCAACGATGTCAGTGGCCCGGAAGTGAGACAAGAACTCGATCTGTCGGGTGATCTGTTGCGGCTCAGGCTCGCCCGAACCGATAGCATTCAGCGTCGCAGCGCTGATCGGAGAGGAACCGCCGGTACCGCGCTGATCCAGCAACAACACGCGGAAGTGCGGTAGCAGCTCACCAAGCCAGCCGGAGGACGGATTAACGGGACGCAGAGCTTCGAAGCCTGGGCCGCCCTGTAAATAAACAAGCCACGGCCGCTGTTCCGCATCCGCATCGATTGAACGAACCTCACGCGCCCGCACCGTCACGCTCTGAGCATCGAGTGACGCTCCAGAGCTGTGCGTCGACGAGTTAGCAGCTAAGTGCTCGGTTCCGTGGACGAGCGGTACTTCGTATAGAACCGAAGACACGACAGCGCCCCGCCAAGCAGCCGCATCATCACGGCGAAGAAGCTTAGCGGGGCGAGGCGTCAAAGGAGTCAAAACAGTGCTGACCTTCGGTTGGCTCGAACGGTGAAGAGATGCTCACGGTGAAGAGATACTCACCGCGCTGATAGAAATTAGTCGGCTTTACGCAATACGAGCTTGTCCTGACCATTGGTCAGTTCAACACCGTTGGTCGCCTCGGAAATACGCAGCTTACCGGAGGTCAAGAAATCCCCCAGGGCCTCAGCGGCGGTGAGAGCTTCGCCCTGGCAGTTGGTGACATTGCTGTAAGACTGCGTCACCGTTGCATCAGAACCCTGAACATCGACGTCATAGGTTTCGTTAGCGCACTGGTCGATCACTGCCAACGTGCCCTTACCGGAGCCCGAAGGGGTCAACATGAAGCCACCCAGCTTCGCTTCAGACACAGCGCCCTTGACAGTGAAAGACTTCACGGTCAAGTGAGTGTTCTCAGAGAAACCAAG
The Pseudoglutamicibacter albus DNA segment above includes these coding regions:
- the hemE gene encoding uroporphyrinogen decarboxylase codes for the protein MTTVTLPSSHPLHRSTAEGGTADAPLIKRLRGESTDAAPSVWFMRQAGRSLPEYKKVRAGTDMLESCLIPDMVAEITCQPVRRHNVDAGIFFSDIMTPLKIAGIGVEIEPGVGPVLDSPIASEADIDALPALDDVYQEGLECIREAVRLTVDELGSTPLIGFAGAPFTVASYMIEGRPSRDHLKTRALMTAEPRLWAKLAEWVAHASGLFMRAQVEAGASSVQLFDSWAGSLSEATYREHAQPFSKISMQHVADLGTPRTHFALGSGHMLKAIEEVDATAVGLDHRISIPAALAQLNSTIAVQGNIDPAVLFSTEEVRFAEARRVVEEGRKAPGHVVNLGHGVPPTTDAQVLTDLVSYIHEL
- a CDS encoding glutamyl-tRNA reductase, with the translated sequence MLIALRATHDRLGLDALERITRGADQLDTIIERLNEAHPEQPLSGWVTMATCNRLEIYLDADLFHEAVDIIALAVAEASGLSQSEVEDLLVADAGSLSAHHMFTVAAGLNSQVVGEGEINGQVRASFSEALAEGRTTSMLNDLFQGALRTAKNISHRTTIGAAGRSSVTVAIDQAEPTTGQLTGARVIVVGTGAMARIAASDLNRRGVARLDVLSGSGRAKNFAITHNAHPLSTDEMPAALAASSLVVACSGRGTAQILTQDVRDAMQLRELYNAEHASAKLGELVILDMSLTSDLEEEVRTIPGVRVLGLKDISADASNQEEIERAQEMINAGVGRFELRQQIRRLDPAVSALRRSVRAEIEREIEGVRNNHDEETVKVVERALGRVYKRLLHSPMMRAQELAREGEGQKFMSAVHTLFGVDLEQGGRVPNDPASIQARETLRDVADHDQDAPAHAMPLSEIRDAFVDYEETATVIEEELKEKR
- a CDS encoding alpha/beta fold hydrolase, with protein sequence MTPLTPRPAKLLRRDDAAAWRGAVVSSVLYEVPLVHGTEHLAANSSTHSSGASLDAQSVTVRAREVRSIDADAEQRPWLVYLQGGPGFEALRPVNPSSGWLGELLPHFRVLLLDQRGTGGSSPISAATLNAIGSGEPEPQQITRQIEFLSHFRATDIVADAEAIRLAMGVDSWFTLGQSYGGFITMSYLSFAPDALAGSMITGGLGLIEGDPKRVYDATYARTAERQAEVFEAWPHAAAQLRDLYAEARRARDAGHPYRLANGHVVTELTIQRLGMLLGGNSRVQQLRFGLEDALSHGGISPVMLSLLGSQVDHARNPIYWLFQEAIYTSGPATRWAASRSQQQTHPQTLPSADVPQLIGEAALPEDFEQDPALQPLEQLAHALHEYSGWSPLYNYEQLANNTVPVAAAVYTPDIYVDRELSLETASRIRGINVWESADHHHDGLSDDPATVLGELRERIGR